A single genomic interval of Streptococcus suis harbors:
- a CDS encoding restriction endonuclease subunit S — MKERNESRSPSADVPLVSFTVENGVTPKTERYNREFLVRDENKKYKFTQLDDIVYNPANLKFGAIARNKYGAAVFSPIYVTYGVLSEAHPLFVELIVTSTNFIQRALRYQEGTVYERMAVKSFDLLRSEIPLPTLPEQEVIGSFFSDLDQLITLHQRK; from the coding sequence TTGAAAGAAAGGAATGAAAGTAGGTCTCCAAGTGCTGATGTGCCCCTAGTATCATTTACAGTAGAGAATGGGGTTACCCCAAAAACGGAACGCTATAATCGAGAATTTTTAGTTAGGGATGAGAATAAGAAGTATAAATTTACCCAATTGGATGATATTGTATATAATCCGGCAAATTTGAAATTTGGAGCTATTGCGAGAAACAAATATGGAGCTGCTGTATTTTCACCGATATATGTTACCTATGGAGTGTTGTCAGAAGCTCATCCACTCTTTGTTGAGTTGATTGTGACTTCTACCAATTTCATACAACGAGCATTACGTTATCAAGAAGGGACAGTTTACGAGAGAATGGCAGTTAAATCTTTTGATTTGCTCAGGAGCGAAATTCCCCTCCCCACCCTCCCCGAACAAGAAGTCATCGGCAGTTTCTTCTCCGACCTAGATCAGCTTATTACTCTTCATCAGCGAAAATGA
- a CDS encoding type I restriction-modification system subunit M, with product MSKTIQAITNQIWSMANELRGNMDASEYKNYILAFMFYRYLSEHQERFLVEDEIISPAPGETVQDAYAREAVGNDLVEYLENTASHLGYAIAPEDTWARLVAKIDNSEIVASDYQTIFDHFNANVELNQDAMEDFRGVFNDINLGDSRLGNSTVARAKSLNSIVKLIDSIEYKNDEGKDILGEIYEYLIGQFAASAGKKGGEFYTPHQVSKILAKIVTLGLEKSDTSFSVYDPTMGSGSLLLTVRNELPQGQHIKFYGQEMNTTTYNLARMNLMMHQVGYSNMILNNADTLESDWPDGVDELGIDQPRSFDAVVANPPYSAKWDNRESKLKDPRFMEYGKLAPASKADFAFILHSLYHLNNTGTMAIVLPHGVLFRGAAEGHIRKLIIEKNYLDAVIGLPANLFYGTGIPTTILVFKKNRQTKDVFFIDASKEFEKGKNQNHLSDDMVEKIVETYHNRQSVDKYAHLASIEEIVENDYNLNIPRYVDTFEEEEEIDLGQVTQQLEQDRLEIRALEDKIRQQLKTLGVDF from the coding sequence ATGTCAAAAACTATTCAAGCCATTACCAATCAGATTTGGTCCATGGCCAATGAATTGCGAGGAAACATGGATGCTTCGGAATATAAGAACTATATCCTAGCCTTCATGTTTTATCGCTACCTATCTGAGCATCAAGAGCGTTTCTTGGTGGAAGATGAAATTATCAGTCCTGCTCCAGGAGAAACTGTTCAGGATGCCTATGCACGAGAAGCAGTTGGGAATGACTTGGTGGAGTATTTGGAAAATACAGCTTCTCACCTTGGATACGCGATTGCACCAGAAGATACCTGGGCAAGACTGGTAGCCAAAATTGATAACAGTGAGATTGTAGCGAGTGACTACCAGACGATTTTCGATCATTTTAACGCCAATGTAGAACTCAATCAGGATGCTATGGAAGATTTCAGAGGCGTCTTTAATGACATCAATCTAGGTGACTCTCGTTTGGGCAATTCAACGGTTGCGCGTGCAAAATCCTTGAACAGTATTGTGAAGCTGATTGACAGCATTGAGTATAAAAATGATGAAGGAAAGGATATTCTGGGGGAAATCTATGAGTATCTTATTGGACAGTTTGCCGCTTCGGCAGGTAAAAAAGGTGGAGAATTTTATACCCCGCATCAAGTGAGTAAGATTTTAGCCAAGATTGTTACTTTAGGTTTGGAAAAATCAGATACTAGCTTCTCTGTTTACGATCCAACCATGGGTTCAGGGTCCTTACTACTAACAGTGCGTAATGAATTGCCTCAGGGTCAGCATATCAAATTCTATGGCCAAGAAATGAACACAACTACTTATAACTTGGCGCGGATGAACCTGATGATGCATCAGGTCGGCTACAGCAATATGATTTTGAATAATGCTGATACCTTAGAAAGTGACTGGCCGGACGGGGTGGATGAACTTGGAATCGATCAGCCACGTAGTTTTGATGCGGTTGTTGCAAACCCACCCTACTCTGCTAAATGGGACAATCGTGAGTCCAAATTGAAGGATCCACGGTTTATGGAATACGGTAAGTTAGCACCAGCTTCTAAAGCGGACTTTGCCTTTATCTTACACAGTCTTTATCATCTGAATAATACAGGGACCATGGCCATTGTTTTACCACACGGAGTGCTCTTTAGGGGAGCAGCAGAAGGTCATATTCGCAAACTGATTATTGAGAAAAATTACCTGGATGCAGTTATTGGCTTGCCAGCTAACCTGTTTTATGGCACAGGCATTCCAACCACTATTCTGGTCTTCAAAAAAAATCGTCAGACCAAGGATGTCTTCTTTATCGATGCGAGCAAGGAGTTTGAAAAAGGGAAGAACCAGAATCACCTTTCCGATGACATGGTAGAAAAAATTGTAGAGACCTATCACAATCGTCAGTCTGTTGACAAATATGCTCATTTGGCATCAATAGAAGAAATTGTAGAAAACGACTACAATCTAAATATTCCTCGTTATGTCGATACTTTTGAGGAAGAGGAAGAGATCGATCTCGGGCAAGTAACGCAGCAACTAGAACAAGATAGACTAGAGATTCGGGCTCTAGAAGATAAGATTCGTCAACAATTAAAGACTTTGGGAGTAGATTTTTAG
- the serS gene encoding serine--tRNA ligase, with protein MLDIKRIRTDFDGVAAKLATRGVAAETLADIKELDAKRREILVTVEELKAERNTVSAEIAQAKRNKENADDKIAAMQKLSADVKNLDAELLEIDEKLNATLAVLPNTPHDSVPVGADEEENVEVRRWGTPREFTFEPKAHWDLGEDLNILDWERGAKVTGARFLFYKNLGARLERALYNFMLDEHIAEGYQEIITPYMVNHDSMFGTGQYPKFKEDTFELADTNFVLIPTAEVPLTNYYRNEILEEKDLPIYFTAMSPSFRSEAGSAGRDTRGLIRLHQFHKVEMVKFATPEQSYDELEKMTANAENILQKLSLPYRVLALCTGDMGFSAAKTYDLEVWIPAQNAYREISSCSNTEDFQARRSQIRYRDAADGKVKLLHTLNGSGLAVGRTVAAILENYQNEDGSVTIPEVLRPYMGGVDVIKP; from the coding sequence ATGCTAGATATCAAACGTATTCGTACAGATTTTGACGGAGTGGCTGCCAAATTAGCTACTCGTGGTGTGGCTGCCGAAACCTTGGCAGACATCAAGGAATTGGATGCAAAACGCCGTGAAATCTTGGTCACTGTAGAAGAATTAAAAGCAGAGCGCAACACAGTTTCAGCAGAGATTGCCCAAGCAAAACGCAACAAGGAAAATGCTGATGACAAGATTGCTGCCATGCAGAAATTGTCTGCGGATGTAAAAAACTTGGATGCTGAACTCTTGGAAATTGATGAAAAACTCAATGCCACCCTTGCAGTTCTTCCAAATACGCCACATGATTCTGTTCCTGTCGGTGCAGATGAAGAAGAGAACGTGGAAGTTCGTCGTTGGGGTACTCCACGCGAATTCACTTTCGAACCAAAAGCTCACTGGGATTTGGGTGAAGACCTTAACATTCTGGACTGGGAACGTGGTGCAAAAGTAACTGGTGCTCGCTTCCTCTTCTACAAGAACTTGGGTGCCCGCTTGGAGCGCGCCCTCTACAACTTCATGTTGGACGAGCATATCGCAGAAGGCTACCAAGAAATCATCACACCTTATATGGTCAACCACGACTCTATGTTCGGTACTGGTCAATATCCTAAGTTCAAGGAAGATACTTTTGAGTTGGCTGATACCAACTTCGTCCTCATCCCAACTGCGGAAGTGCCGTTGACCAACTACTACCGCAACGAGATTCTGGAAGAAAAAGACCTGCCAATCTACTTCACAGCCATGAGCCCATCTTTCCGTTCTGAAGCTGGTTCTGCTGGTCGTGACACCCGTGGTCTTATCCGCCTTCACCAATTCCACAAGGTTGAAATGGTCAAATTTGCCACACCAGAACAATCTTATGATGAATTGGAAAAAATGACCGCAAATGCAGAAAATATCCTTCAAAAATTAAGCTTGCCATACCGCGTGTTAGCCCTCTGCACAGGCGATATGGGCTTCTCAGCCGCTAAGACCTACGACTTGGAAGTCTGGATTCCAGCCCAAAATGCCTACCGTGAAATCTCCAGCTGTTCCAACACAGAAGATTTCCAAGCCCGCCGTTCCCAAATCCGTTACCGCGATGCTGCTGACGGCAAGGTCAAATTGCTCCACACCCTCAACGGATCTGGCCTGGCAGTTGGCCGTACGGTTGCGGCAATCCTTGAAAACTATCAAAATGAAGACGGTTCTGTCACCATTCCAGAAGTTCTCCGTCCATACATGGGTGGGGTTGATGTGATTAAGCCTTAA
- a CDS encoding DUF956 family protein, which produces MAQSLNKHVELSTTGVSYLSLAGGTVGKFLLGDQALEFYADNNVENYVQIPWTSIIQIGANVSNRKISRHFEVYTDSGKFLFASKDSGKILKIAREHIGNEKVVKLPTLLQILGQKISNLFAKK; this is translated from the coding sequence ATGGCACAATCATTAAATAAACACGTCGAACTATCCACAACAGGCGTTTCCTATCTCAGTCTTGCAGGTGGAACGGTTGGTAAGTTCCTGCTAGGAGATCAAGCTCTGGAATTTTATGCTGATAACAACGTTGAAAATTATGTTCAAATCCCTTGGACATCTATCATTCAGATTGGTGCCAATGTTTCCAATAGAAAAATCAGTCGCCACTTCGAAGTCTATACTGATAGCGGCAAATTCCTTTTTGCTTCTAAAGATTCTGGTAAAATTCTAAAAATTGCTCGTGAACATATTGGCAATGAGAAAGTTGTCAAACTGCCAACTCTCCTGCAAATTCTAGGACAGAAAATCTCAAATCTATTTGCAAAAAAATAA
- a CDS encoding PTS system mannose/fructose/sorbose family transporter subunit IID, with product MTEKIQLSVKDRKAICWRSTFLQASWNFERMQNLGWAYTMVPAIKKLYTKKEDQIAALKRHMEFFNTHPYVAAPIVGVTLALEEERANGADIDDAAIQGVKIGMMGPLAGIGDPVFWFTVRPILGALGASLAVSGNILGPILFFGLWNAIRMGFLWYTQEFGYKSGKEITKDMSGGILQDITKGASILGMFILAVLAQRWVSIGFNFTVSEVPLSEGAYIEWDKLPEGYEGIQKAFELVGQGLSQTPTKVTTFQQNLNGLIPGFMHLLLTFLCMWLLKKKVSPITIIVGLFAFGIVARLFGIM from the coding sequence ATGACAGAAAAAATTCAACTTTCAGTAAAAGATCGTAAAGCGATTTGCTGGCGTTCAACCTTCCTTCAAGCATCATGGAACTTTGAGCGTATGCAAAACTTGGGTTGGGCTTACACAATGGTTCCAGCCATCAAAAAACTTTACACTAAGAAAGAAGATCAAATTGCGGCTCTTAAACGCCACATGGAATTCTTTAACACCCACCCATACGTTGCTGCACCTATCGTCGGTGTAACACTTGCCCTTGAAGAAGAGCGTGCAAACGGTGCTGACATCGATGATGCTGCTATCCAAGGTGTGAAAATCGGTATGATGGGACCTCTCGCTGGTATCGGCGACCCAGTATTCTGGTTTACAGTACGTCCTATCCTCGGTGCCCTAGGTGCTTCACTTGCTGTGTCAGGTAACATCCTTGGCCCAATCCTCTTCTTCGGTCTTTGGAACGCTATCCGTATGGGCTTCCTATGGTACACTCAAGAGTTTGGTTACAAATCAGGTAAAGAAATCACTAAAGATATGTCAGGTGGTATCCTCCAAGACATCACTAAAGGGGCTTCTATCCTCGGTATGTTCATCCTTGCTGTACTTGCTCAACGTTGGGTATCTATCGGCTTCAACTTCACGGTTTCTGAAGTTCCACTCTCAGAAGGTGCTTACATCGAGTGGGATAAATTGCCAGAAGGCTACGAAGGTATCCAAAAAGCCTTTGAATTGGTTGGTCAAGGTTTGTCACAAACTCCAACTAAAGTTACTACTTTCCAACAAAACTTGAACGGTCTTATCCCAGGCTTCATGCACTTGCTTCTTACCTTCCTATGCATGTGGTTGTTGAAGAAAAAAGTTTCTCCAATCACTATCATCGTTGGTTTGTTTGCATTCGGTATCGTAGCTCGCCTATTTGGAATTATGTAA
- a CDS encoding PTS mannose/fructose/sorbose transporter subunit IIC, translating to MSDISIISAILVVVVAFLAGMEGVLDQFQFHQPIVACTLIGLVTGNLTAGVMLGGTLQLVALGWSNIGAAIAPDAALASVAAAIILIKGGDFSATAISVAQGLAIPLAVAGLFLTMLVRTASVALVHGADAAAERGDFGALERYHLIALSLQGLRIAVPAALLLAIPTEAVQDALESMPAWLSGGMNVGGGMVVAVGFAMVINMMATREVWPFFAIGFALAAVSQLTLIALGAIGVSLAFIYLNLSKKGGNGGGAGSNDPIGDILEDY from the coding sequence ATGTCAGATATTTCAATTATTTCTGCAATTTTGGTCGTTGTCGTGGCCTTTCTTGCAGGTATGGAAGGTGTCCTTGACCAATTCCAATTCCATCAACCAATCGTTGCATGTACTCTCATCGGTCTCGTTACCGGTAACCTTACAGCAGGTGTTATGCTTGGAGGAACTCTCCAACTTGTTGCCCTTGGCTGGTCAAACATCGGTGCTGCGATTGCACCAGACGCTGCCCTTGCTTCTGTTGCTGCCGCTATCATCTTGATCAAGGGTGGTGACTTCTCAGCAACTGCTATCTCAGTTGCTCAAGGTCTTGCTATCCCTCTTGCTGTTGCAGGTCTTTTCCTTACAATGCTTGTGCGTACTGCATCTGTTGCCCTTGTACACGGTGCTGATGCTGCTGCAGAACGTGGTGATTTCGGTGCACTTGAGCGCTACCACTTGATTGCCCTTTCACTTCAAGGTCTTCGTATTGCTGTTCCTGCTGCCCTTCTTCTTGCTATCCCAACTGAGGCTGTTCAAGATGCTCTTGAATCTATGCCAGCTTGGTTGTCAGGTGGTATGAACGTCGGTGGTGGTATGGTTGTTGCCGTAGGTTTCGCTATGGTTATCAACATGATGGCTACTCGCGAAGTATGGCCATTTTTCGCTATCGGTTTCGCTCTTGCTGCTGTTAGCCAGTTGACACTTATCGCACTTGGTGCTATCGGTGTATCTCTTGCCTTCATCTACCTTAACCTTTCTAAAAAAGGTGGAAACGGTGGCGGAGCTGGTTCTAACGACCCAATCGGCGACATCCTAGAAGACTACTAA
- a CDS encoding PTS sugar transporter subunit IIB: protein MSIGIIIASHGEFAAGIHQSGSMIFGEQDKVQVVTFMPSEGPDDLYAKLNAAVDAFDADDEILVLADLWSGSPFNQASRVAGENPDRKFAIITGLNLPMLIQAYTERMINAAAGVEEVAANIIKEAKDGVKVLPEELQPTEAAPVADVATTATQGAIPPGTVIGDGKLKINLARIDTRLLHGQVATAWTPASKADRIIVASDTVAQDDLRKQLLKQAAPGNVKANVVPIKKLIEVSKDPRFGNTHALILFETPQEALEAIEGGVEIKELNVGSMAHSTGKTMVNTVLSMDKDDVATFERLRELGVKFDVRKVPNDSPKDLFDLINKADVK, encoded by the coding sequence ATGAGTATTGGAATCATTATTGCAAGTCATGGCGAATTTGCTGCTGGTATTCATCAGTCAGGTTCAATGATCTTTGGCGAACAGGATAAAGTACAGGTTGTTACTTTCATGCCAAGTGAAGGACCAGATGATTTATATGCTAAGCTCAATGCTGCCGTGGACGCATTCGATGCCGATGATGAAATCTTGGTTTTGGCTGACCTTTGGAGTGGTTCTCCATTCAACCAAGCAAGCCGTGTAGCTGGTGAAAATCCAGATCGTAAGTTTGCTATCATCACCGGTCTAAACTTGCCAATGCTTATCCAAGCTTACACAGAGCGTATGATTAACGCTGCTGCTGGCGTGGAGGAAGTTGCGGCAAACATTATTAAGGAAGCCAAGGATGGTGTGAAGGTTCTTCCAGAAGAACTACAACCAACTGAAGCCGCTCCTGTAGCAGATGTAGCAACAACTGCTACACAAGGTGCAATCCCTCCAGGAACTGTTATCGGTGATGGTAAGTTGAAAATCAACTTGGCTCGTATCGATACTCGTCTCTTGCATGGTCAGGTCGCTACTGCTTGGACTCCTGCTTCTAAAGCTGACCGTATCATCGTCGCTTCAGATACAGTGGCACAAGATGACCTTCGTAAACAATTGCTCAAGCAAGCGGCTCCAGGAAACGTTAAAGCAAACGTCGTTCCTATCAAGAAACTGATTGAGGTTTCTAAAGATCCTCGCTTCGGTAACACACACGCTTTGATTCTCTTTGAAACACCTCAAGAAGCTCTTGAAGCAATCGAAGGTGGTGTAGAAATCAAGGAATTGAACGTTGGTTCGATGGCTCACTCAACAGGTAAAACAATGGTGAACACTGTTCTTTCTATGGATAAGGACGATGTTGCAACCTTTGAACGCTTGCGTGAACTCGGTGTCAAATTCGATGTTCGTAAAGTTCCAAACGATTCACCAAAAGATTTGTTTGACTTGATTAACAAGGCAGATGTTAAATAA
- a CDS encoding Cof-type HAD-IIB family hydrolase, whose translation MKKKIIAIDLDGTLLNNDSQLSDYTISTIKKVRQAGHTVLIATGRPYRMAEKFYQQLELDTPMINFNGSLVHIPGKKWQWEKNILIDKKYLLDFLKEEERFEADFIAGEYKNKFFITQKNLDKIDPSLMGVEQITPETLIKPELITSDPHSILMQTRATDKYELAKEMNAYFKDELEINTWGGPLNILETCAKGVNKATALSYVLNLYQATPSDLIAFGDEHNDVEMLDLAGTAYAMKNCSDTLRPHADRLTAFANFEDGVARELENLFL comes from the coding sequence ATGAAGAAAAAAATTATAGCTATCGATTTGGACGGCACATTGCTCAATAATGATAGCCAATTATCTGATTATACCATCTCAACTATAAAGAAGGTCCGCCAAGCAGGACACACCGTTCTTATCGCCACAGGTCGCCCCTATCGAATGGCTGAAAAATTTTACCAACAGCTAGAACTGGATACTCCCATGATTAATTTCAACGGTTCTTTAGTCCACATCCCTGGAAAGAAATGGCAATGGGAAAAAAATATTCTCATTGATAAAAAATATTTACTGGATTTTTTAAAAGAAGAAGAGCGATTTGAGGCAGACTTTATCGCAGGAGAATACAAAAATAAATTCTTTATTACGCAAAAGAATTTAGATAAAATCGACCCTTCCCTTATGGGAGTGGAGCAAATTACACCAGAAACCCTCATTAAACCAGAGCTAATTACCAGCGACCCCCACTCCATCCTTATGCAGACTCGTGCAACTGATAAGTATGAACTTGCAAAAGAAATGAATGCCTATTTCAAGGATGAGTTAGAAATCAATACGTGGGGCGGACCATTAAATATCCTCGAAACTTGTGCAAAAGGTGTCAATAAGGCAACTGCTCTGAGCTATGTTCTTAACCTCTACCAAGCCACTCCTAGCGACTTAATTGCCTTCGGCGATGAGCACAACGATGTTGAGATGCTAGACCTAGCAGGCACAGCCTATGCCATGAAAAATTGTAGCGACACACTTCGTCCACATGCCGACAGATTGACAGCATTTGCTAATTTTGAAGATGGTGTCGCACGTGAACTAGAAAACCTATTTTTATAG
- a CDS encoding NCS2 family permease, whose translation MDQFFKLKEHGTTVSTEIMAGLTTFFAMSYILFVNPSVLSVAGMPTQAVFLATIIASAVSTLVMGLFANVPYALAPGMGLNAFFTYTVVIGLGFTWQEALAMVFLCGLFNVLITVTKVRKSIIKAIPISLQHAIGGGIGVFVAYLGFKNSNLITFLTSGSDIITVNGVAPADATADTFANGVFSVFAGGGVVPGISTFTDPSVLLTVFGLFLTAVLVIKNVRGAILIGIIATTLAGIPAGIVDLSTINFANNNIGTAFAELGTTFLAAFGGLSSLFADSSRLPLVLMTIFAFSLSDTFDTLGTFIGTGRKTGIFSEEDEKALENGTGFNSKMDKALFADAIGTSIGALFGTSNTTTYVESAAGISAGGRTGLTAVTTAILFLLSILILPFIGIVPNAATAPALIIVGVMMVSSFLDVDWSQFEDALPAFFAAFFMALCFSISYGIAAAFIFYCLVKVSTGKAKEIHPILWGATALFILNFIILAIL comes from the coding sequence ATGGATCAATTTTTTAAATTGAAAGAACACGGAACGACGGTTTCTACGGAAATTATGGCAGGACTTACAACTTTCTTTGCCATGTCCTATATTTTGTTCGTTAACCCGAGCGTATTGAGTGTGGCAGGTATGCCAACTCAAGCAGTCTTTTTAGCGACTATTATTGCGAGTGCTGTATCAACGCTTGTTATGGGCTTGTTTGCTAACGTACCTTACGCCTTGGCACCAGGTATGGGGTTGAATGCCTTCTTTACCTATACAGTTGTCATTGGTCTTGGTTTTACTTGGCAGGAAGCCTTGGCTATGGTTTTCCTCTGCGGTTTGTTTAATGTTTTAATCACCGTTACCAAGGTTCGTAAGAGCATTATTAAGGCGATTCCGATTAGCTTGCAACATGCCATCGGTGGAGGTATCGGGGTTTTCGTTGCCTATCTTGGTTTTAAAAACTCTAATTTAATCACCTTCTTGACATCTGGTTCAGATATTATTACTGTTAACGGAGTTGCTCCTGCAGATGCTACAGCAGATACTTTCGCAAATGGGGTCTTCTCAGTTTTTGCTGGTGGTGGTGTCGTACCTGGTATTTCAACCTTTACTGATCCAAGTGTTCTCTTGACAGTGTTCGGTCTTTTTTTGACAGCTGTTCTGGTTATTAAGAACGTGCGTGGTGCAATTTTGATTGGTATTATTGCAACGACTTTAGCTGGAATTCCAGCAGGTATTGTGGATCTGTCTACAATCAATTTTGCAAATAACAATATCGGTACAGCCTTTGCGGAGCTTGGTACAACTTTCTTAGCTGCCTTTGGTGGCTTGTCTTCACTTTTTGCTGACTCAAGCCGTCTACCACTTGTTTTGATGACTATCTTTGCATTCAGCTTGTCAGATACCTTTGATACACTTGGTACCTTTATCGGTACAGGTCGTAAGACTGGTATTTTCTCAGAAGAAGATGAAAAAGCTCTCGAAAATGGTACAGGCTTTAACTCTAAGATGGACAAGGCGCTCTTTGCAGATGCGATTGGTACCTCTATCGGTGCACTATTTGGTACTTCAAATACAACGACATATGTTGAATCGGCTGCAGGGATCTCTGCAGGTGGTCGTACTGGTCTGACAGCTGTTACAACTGCCATTCTCTTCTTACTATCAATTTTGATTTTACCATTCATTGGAATTGTGCCAAATGCTGCAACAGCTCCAGCCTTGATTATCGTCGGTGTCATGATGGTTTCATCATTCCTTGATGTTGATTGGAGCCAGTTTGAAGACGCTCTTCCAGCCTTCTTTGCAGCCTTCTTCATGGCGCTTTGCTTCTCTATCTCTTACGGTATTGCAGCAGCATTTATCTTCTATTGCCTAGTAAAAGTTTCAACTGGTAAGGCTAAAGAAATTCATCCAATCCTTTGGGGTGCTACAGCTCTATTTATTCTGAATTTCATCATTCTAGCCATCTTGTAA